Proteins encoded in a region of the Panicum hallii strain FIL2 chromosome 3, PHallii_v3.1, whole genome shotgun sequence genome:
- the LOC112885759 gene encoding uncharacterized protein LOC112885759: protein MEAEPQVPTAQPQQQERGPKQGEPPHQVAGVKGEWCGQSKMEAAKKPGAGAAGKRRHGSAALFVAVDYAFLLAFAGFLAYLVGSRILPSVASSA from the coding sequence ATGGAGGCGGAACCCCAAGTCCCAACAGCCCAACCCCAACAGCAGGAACGAGGGCCGAAGCAAGGCGAGCCACCGCACCAGGTCGCCGGAGTCAAAGGAGAGTGGTGTGGGCAGAGCAAGATGGAGGCGGCCAAGAAGCCCGGCGCCGGAGCGGCGGGGAAGAGGAGGCACGGGTCCGCGGCGCTGTTCGTGGCGGTGGACTACGCCTTCCTGCTCGCCTTCGCCGGCTTCCTCGCCTACCTCGTCGGGTCCCGGATCCTCCCCTCCGTCGCCTCCTCCGCCTAG
- the LOC112884448 gene encoding F-box protein At5g07610-like produces MDGGGGDRSPSPPSPAAYLPDELVLEILARLPAKSLRRFKSVSRSWRGLISDPANRSRFAQTLSGFFFHPAALEGPPWRFCGLSSPGAADGGGGLSTVETALSFLPSSRGEMELLDSCNGLLLLRCCSPTPPSSPTADWVALPPPSQAPGEFRAWHNTTYAALGFDPAVSPHFLVFQLVEQEDPCYGFVEAVDIYSSGTGRWALHRSRWSGRCSIFFARQTAT; encoded by the exons atggacggcggcggcggcgacaggagccCGTCTCCGCCGTCGCCGGCAGCCTACCTCCCGGACGAGCTCGTACTCGAGATCCTCGCACGGCTGCCGGCCAAGTCCCTCCGCCGCTTCAAGTCCGTCTCCCGGTCCTGGCGCGGCCTCATCTCCGACCCCGCCAACCGCTCTAGGTTCGCGCAGACCCTGTCCGGCTTCTTCTTCCATCCCGCCGCCCTCGAGGGCCCGCCCTGGCGCTTCTGCGGCCTCTCTTCTCCTGGGgcggcagacggcggcggcggcctgtcCACGGTCGAGACGGCTCTCTCCTTCCTGCCCTCGAGCCGCGGCGAGATGGAGCTGCTCGACTCCTGCAAcgggctcctcctcctgcgctGCTGCTCGCCGACGCCGCCCTCCTCGC CCACCGCGGACTGGGtcgccctgccgccgccgagCCAAGCCCCGGGGGAGTTCAGAGCCTGGCACAACACCACCTACGCCGCGCTGGGGTTCGACCCGGCCGTCTCCCCGCACTTCCTCGTGTTCCAGCTGGTGGAGCAGGAGGACCCGTGCTACGGCTTCGTCGAGGCCGTGGACATCTACTCCTCCGGCACCGGCAGATGGGCTCTGCACCGGAGCAGGTGGAGCGGCCGCTGCAGCATCTTCTTCGCCCGCCAAACGGCGACCTAA